In Malassezia vespertilionis chromosome 4, complete sequence, the DNA window CCATCGGCGGGTGCGGCGCCATGCCGGAGCTGCGTAAGTGCAAAGCGCAGGTGCAGTACAAGGCTCGACGTGGGCAGCCTTGTGGGCAGCCTTGCATGAATatgatgcgcgcgcactgtcTGGAGTGCGTGGATATCGACAAAATCGTCGACCATGCACCACTGCAGCTGCGAGAGATTGCGCGTGTCTAACGTTAGCGACGCACAAAACGCACCGtgctccagcgccatgAGATAGATAGTCCACAGATTTTGGCACAGATCCCtgtcggcagcggcgtcgcAGCGTTCGAGCAGCAGATCCGAATGGTTGAGTACGTGTGCGCGGAGCGTCTTCATCGACATGAACCGCTCCACAAGACCCTCTGCAagctgccgcggcgtgaGCGCGCCAAACCGCCGGGCAAGCGCGGCTGTGTCAAAGAGTGCGTGGAATATGGAGGCATAGAGCGCCGAATTGTGTGCCTTGCACAgctggcggtgcaggaCGCGACATGTGAGCAAGAGGTGCAGCAGATCTTTTGGCGGCCCAGCTGCGCTTCTACACGCCGGACCTACCGCCGTATAAAACGCAATGTGCGTTAAGATATCGTGGggcagctgctccagcgcaaggGGCGGCATGGAGGCTACGCATTTGAGACGCAACAGAAGCACGCAATGTGGCCAGTCGCCTATGACTAATCTATCAGGACCTGCGCCCATGCCTACTGCCACGCGGGAGGCTTGTGGCCGTAGCCCAGCGTGTCAAGAGGCACGGCGTACGGTGCAGGCGTGGGGTAAACGTGGAGCCCAGCTGGCTGGTACATAATTTCGTTGTAGCGGGACGCCGGCATTCCGACGTCATGGTGGTAAGCATGGTCGTAGGGTTGTGGTATAGACACAGCAGGGGCGCCGTTTggagccgcgcgcacggcagtGTGTGTATCAGCATGACGCGCTTCCGCACTAGACTCGGGCACGGTGCCAACCTGCTCAGCAAGCCTGCAATACGCGGGTGCCGCGCTCAGCTCGTGGCGCTCGAGAatcgcagcgacggcgtcggcgcagggcgcgcgcatgtctGGGCGCATCATTGggctctgcagcgccttggcgacGAGCTGGGCGCCGTGGACCGAGTCCAGCACAATCTTTTCCAGCACCTCGGCTGCAGGCAGGTCGAAGATGGCACCGAGGAGCAGCCTTGCAGCGTGTGGATCCGCAGACTGGCCCACGATACGGAGCACCGTGGCGGAGGCGAGCTTGTGAGTACAAACCTGGGTGATGTGCGGCaccagctgcggcgcaatgaGGCCAACGACGCCGTCAAGTCCGGAGGCGTCGAGGAGCCAAGTAAGCAGGAGCGAGCCATTGGCATTGGTGGCGAGGGGAACGCAGTGCAGTACAATGGCAAGCGCAATGCACTTGATATGCTCGCGCGGTACGTCTGGGTTTTCCAGCACggtgcgcatgctccgcgcgccgaatcGCCCCTGTGCAATCTCCCAGCAGCGCTCGACCATGGCATCAAGGATAAAGGTGGCGCTGGGAAATCCAAACGGCAgcacgcactgcacgaCATAATTGCCATACTGGTCCAAGAGCAGTGCTGGGACATAGGGCTGTAGGTAGCGCGTAATCAGTGCCTGCTGCTCCGTAGTGTTTGCACGGTCGATAAtcttctgcgccgcccacgtCCCGTTTTTGTGTATGCCGATGGTGGcaaggtgcggcgcgaggcgctcaaggAGGCGTGTCTTGACAGTCTCCGAGCACTGGTCAAAGAAGCGCTGGACAATGGTATTGCCGATGTAGTTGCTCGCAAGCTCCACAATCACGTCCAGGCACTCGAGCGCAATCGTGTCCATCTGCGCTTCGCTCGTTTGAGTGTTCTCgatggtgcgccgcagatcgcggaagcgcgcattgtccaCGCGGCGGTTCGATCGGCCTTGCTCTACAACACGGGGAATGTTGGTGTGGTAGGTATGCGCTTCAGCAGGCATGAAACCCGTGAGCTTCGGATCGGGGCCGTGGCTAAAgtggagctgcgcgcagagcgcttcttcttgcgcgcggtCCAGCGTGGCGGTGTGCGCCTTGGGGAGCGGAATGCCCCCTTTGCTGCTGTTCGGCACGAggctgccgctgccgccatggcgcgaagcatgcatcggcgcgcgcggagcagTCTGCGCGTCAAACGTGTCCGTGTGGCTGTATGCGCCTGGGTGCTGCTCGCTTTCGCCAGGCTCCCAATCGGCCCCTGTCCAGGTAAATACCGGCGCGACGTTTTGATCGGGAATCAAGTCGATTATGTACTTGCCGAGATACGCATTGCCAGCATCAGCAACGTGCTGGGCATGTGCTTTTTCCTGAAACTGCacgacggcggcgccgcgcgaaggAAAAAGGCGGATATCCCCAATAATTCCGTACGGCTCGAATATGCGCCACAAGACGCGCGTAGATGCGTGGGGACTCAGGCCCGTCACAAGCACGCTGCAGTCCAtatcgccgccgcgctgggctgcCCGCAGACGCGTCGCTGGGTCgctctgcagcgacgcactgcgcgcgcgcaaaacgttttcgtgtgcgccgtgcgccgtgcgctgcagctcgagctcggtgCGCATGCGCCCATCGGGACCGCTCAAAGCGGCAACCGTGTCCGCACGATGGCGGCCAGagcccggcgcgcgcgccaacgGCGGTTCATCTACGGGCGGATCGTGCCGGT includes these proteins:
- a CDS encoding uncharacterized protein (COG:A; EggNog:ENOG503NVAJ) — its product is MSENTDELWGGTGVWPGRPLPHARPTATHDSVAALGAAASSAERRGASITPMHRHHHTPTASLSSLAPVQRTTPPLFSKYDPTGLDAGVRGRGRAGTMPSRWGSTGTNTHENAGTGSPMFDSMHEFAPFSPTDDQVPGVLKTLDYLGLSDGPAEATQRTQRDRAHTDAARIPPHGLRSSPAPGGPVASPLATPANGGVQHHGTRASAALQHRLSHLPSAYDVVDAGSADKPRATSTDRHDPPVDEPPLARAPGSGRHRADTVAALSGPDGRMRTELELQRTAHGAHENVLRARSASLQSDPATRLRAAQRGGDMDCSVLVTGLSPHASTRVLWRIFEPYGIIGDIRLFPSRGAAVVQFQEKAHAQHVADAGNAYLGKYIIDLIPDQNVAPVFTWTGADWEPGESEQHPGAYSHTDTFDAQTAPRAPMHASRHGGSGSLVPNSSKGGIPLPKAHTATLDRAQEEALCAQLHFSHGPDPKLTGFMPAEAHTYHTNIPRVVEQGRSNRRVDNARFRDLRRTIENTQTSEAQMDTIALECLDVIVELASNYIGNTIVQRFFDQCSETVKTRLLERLAPHLATIGIHKNGTWAAQKIIDRANTTEQQALITRYLQPYVPALLLDQYGNYVVQCVLPFGFPSATFILDAMVERCWEIAQGRFGARSMRTVLENPDVPREHIKCIALAIVLHCVPLATNANGSLLLTWLLDASGLDGVVGLIAPQLVPHITQVCTHKLASATVLRIVGQSADPHAARLLLGAIFDLPAAEVLEKIVLDSVHGAQLVAKALQSPMMRPDMRAPCADAVAAILERHELSAAPAYCRLAEQVGTVPESSAEARHADTHTAVRAAPNGAPAVSIPQPYDHAYHHDVGMPASRYNEIMYQPAGLHVYPTPAPYAVPLDTLGYGHKPPAWQ